Proteins from one Entomospira culicis genomic window:
- a CDS encoding TatD family hydrolase: protein MQFFDTHAHIGLISNDPIERLITLKSAKKAGVEAIIAISNNLIDFEEIYQQLAMSPNLYFAAGISPTEVEHKPKEWMDQLEAILERPKVVAVGETGLDYVKKSGSRSQQIELFIKHLQLAQKSNKPVIIHNREAGDEILDVLSSYMPSRGAVLHCFCEDAPFALKAIEQFEHLYISFAGNLTWKTSYNLHKAAVQLPIERILVESESPFMKPSAYHDQRTKPAFIHSTVEFLAHLRDEPLEDVARTLFDNAKKLFQI, encoded by the coding sequence ATGCAATTTTTTGATACCCACGCCCACATTGGGCTCATCAGTAACGACCCGATTGAGCGGTTAATCACCCTCAAGAGCGCCAAGAAGGCGGGCGTGGAGGCGATCATCGCGATCTCTAACAACCTCATCGATTTTGAAGAGATCTACCAACAACTGGCAATGAGCCCAAACCTCTATTTTGCTGCAGGTATCTCGCCCACCGAGGTAGAGCACAAACCAAAAGAGTGGATGGATCAACTGGAAGCTATCCTTGAGCGTCCCAAAGTTGTCGCCGTGGGGGAGACCGGCTTGGACTATGTCAAAAAGAGTGGCAGCCGAAGCCAGCAGATCGAACTCTTTATCAAACACCTCCAGCTCGCCCAAAAGAGCAACAAGCCCGTGATCATTCACAACCGAGAAGCCGGCGACGAAATCTTAGACGTACTAAGCTCCTACATGCCCAGCCGAGGTGCGGTACTCCACTGCTTTTGTGAGGATGCGCCCTTTGCCCTCAAGGCGATTGAGCAATTTGAACACCTCTATATCTCGTTTGCGGGGAATTTAACTTGGAAAACTTCATACAATCTTCATAAAGCTGCAGTACAATTACCTATAGAACGCATCTTAGTGGAGAGCGAGTCGCCCTTTATGAAGCCTAGTGCCTATCATGATCAGCGTACGAAACCCGCCTTCATCCATAGCACCGTAGAATTTCTGGCTCACTTGCGCGATGAACCATTAGAAGATGTCGCTCGAACACTTTTTGATAATGCAAAAAAACTTTTTCAAATTTAA
- the tpiA gene encoding triose-phosphate isomerase has translation MRKSVIAGNWKMNKSPSEAKVLVEALLPLAKESDVEVIIAPNFVSLPSVTAQVKGSKIKVAAQNMCAIESGAVTGETSVLMLKDIGVEAVILGHSERRQYFGETNEIVNKKIALALQHQLIPIYCVGETLEEREGGKFLAIIEQQVKEGLHNISATDMPKVIIAYEPVWAIGTGKVASGEQAEEVHAHIRRVLATLYSQSVADAVTIQYGGSVNPENVKELMAKPNIDGALVGGASLKADSFGALINYNK, from the coding sequence ATGAGAAAGAGTGTTATCGCCGGTAATTGGAAGATGAATAAGAGCCCTAGTGAGGCTAAGGTGTTGGTTGAGGCGCTATTGCCTCTTGCCAAAGAGAGTGATGTTGAGGTGATTATTGCCCCTAATTTTGTGAGTCTGCCTAGCGTTACTGCGCAAGTGAAGGGATCGAAGATTAAGGTAGCGGCGCAAAACATGTGTGCTATCGAATCGGGTGCGGTTACTGGGGAGACGAGCGTACTCATGCTCAAGGATATCGGGGTAGAAGCGGTCATTTTGGGTCATAGTGAGCGCCGTCAATACTTTGGTGAGACCAATGAGATTGTCAACAAAAAGATCGCTCTGGCGCTACAACATCAACTCATCCCTATCTACTGTGTAGGCGAGACCCTAGAAGAGCGTGAAGGTGGTAAATTCTTAGCCATTATCGAGCAACAAGTGAAAGAAGGACTTCACAATATCAGCGCAACGGATATGCCTAAAGTCATCATTGCTTACGAACCAGTTTGGGCCATTGGTACGGGTAAAGTCGCATCGGGTGAGCAAGCCGAAGAGGTGCATGCCCATATTCGCAGGGTCCTTGCCACGCTCTACAGCCAGAGTGTCGCCGATGCGGTAACTATTCAATATGGTGGAAGCGTCAACCCAGAGAACGTGAAAGAGTTGATGGCAAAACCCAACATCGACGGTGCATTGGTAGGCGGAGCCAGCCTCAAAGCCGACTCCTTTGGCGCACTGATCAATTACAACAAGTAA
- a CDS encoding BatD family protein, whose product MDRSRRHLILLALWFAITSQLTAQEMPELEEDFVQGYYRTEQNVFYQEFPFELILVFPIKYTTRNQLTPPLDFPGIDLEVLEGPTPRISYTAQGSIMEYRYLLRAKRTGAIAIDSFSLRTTEAYSRIAPFYLEVQSINAQKEDTPHLRWLGVPKEIYQGESFQAELILLNAFHDWRILHSPKVSARGLIIERSSPYIQKIYYQNKPSLRLGQWTFFSSSTGTHVIDPVALTIANIPFVSPEQRITVKPLPQASLLDNFNATAIGNFTLNLLYDPPNNENIVYVRVQLAGEGAIHLIDVPPIQVEGMQLLHKESANLIKPSAHGYSGSKEDGYFFLIDNYQDSRIFLDSFSWFNPQTQRYHQSEPQTISFIRTKTPINPTTYRTYHSLQEPLGFNGDLRLMPYLIAMGVWYIGVAFLMIRYRPKKRTSLRFFSWHLPWLFFLYAFWPSPANPALDQAEHTMALGQWEQALDHLETLAQDPRYRHTQGIIAFNTAVAHHHLGHLAEKRYFFIKASQLAPLSPLFREALQLEGLEQFAKNRSYQHRLFVLSYWLAWLALIIYAWLFHHKHLRWRETLSAVIFFSILLWGSLIALHAPQPSIAVAKEDFQALRIPDEQANFGETIQEGEVFYLEGRGRNYVQLSDRAGKEGWVQERYILVIKE is encoded by the coding sequence ATGGATCGATCCCGACGACATTTAATCCTCCTTGCACTCTGGTTTGCGATAACCAGTCAGCTAACAGCTCAAGAAATGCCTGAGCTGGAGGAGGATTTTGTCCAAGGGTATTATCGTACCGAGCAGAATGTCTTTTATCAAGAATTTCCCTTTGAATTGATCTTAGTCTTTCCGATTAAATACACCACGCGTAATCAACTCACCCCCCCGCTCGACTTCCCCGGCATCGATTTAGAGGTTCTCGAAGGCCCAACCCCACGTATCAGCTACACCGCGCAAGGTAGCATCATGGAGTATCGCTATCTTTTACGTGCTAAGCGAACCGGCGCCATCGCTATCGATAGCTTCTCGTTACGCACCACCGAAGCGTATAGTCGTATTGCCCCTTTTTACCTCGAAGTGCAGAGCATCAACGCACAAAAAGAGGATACTCCGCACTTGCGTTGGCTAGGCGTACCCAAAGAGATCTATCAAGGGGAGAGTTTCCAAGCCGAACTCATTTTGCTAAATGCCTTTCACGATTGGCGGATTCTTCACTCACCTAAAGTGAGCGCCAGAGGTCTGATTATTGAGCGAAGTTCTCCTTATATACAAAAAATTTACTATCAAAACAAACCCAGCCTGCGCCTTGGACAATGGACATTCTTCTCCAGTAGTACGGGAACACACGTCATCGACCCTGTTGCCTTGACGATTGCTAATATTCCGTTTGTCAGCCCAGAGCAACGCATTACGGTGAAACCCTTGCCACAAGCTTCTCTTCTCGATAACTTCAATGCGACTGCCATTGGTAACTTTACGTTAAATCTTTTATACGATCCACCTAACAACGAAAATATCGTTTACGTACGGGTGCAACTTGCAGGCGAAGGGGCGATCCATCTCATCGATGTCCCACCCATTCAGGTCGAGGGGATGCAGTTGCTTCACAAAGAGAGCGCGAATCTTATCAAGCCAAGTGCCCACGGCTATAGCGGAAGCAAAGAGGATGGCTATTTTTTTCTGATTGACAATTATCAAGATAGCCGAATTTTCTTAGATAGCTTTAGTTGGTTCAACCCGCAAACCCAGCGTTATCACCAGAGCGAACCCCAGACAATCTCGTTTATTCGCACTAAAACCCCGATTAATCCCACCACCTATCGTACCTATCACTCTTTACAAGAACCCTTGGGATTTAATGGCGATTTACGTCTCATGCCCTATCTTATTGCGATGGGCGTATGGTACATCGGGGTTGCCTTCTTAATGATTCGCTATCGCCCGAAAAAGCGCACCAGCCTACGCTTCTTCTCTTGGCATCTGCCTTGGCTCTTTTTTCTCTATGCGTTCTGGCCATCGCCAGCAAATCCGGCACTCGATCAAGCGGAACATACGATGGCTTTAGGTCAATGGGAGCAAGCCCTCGATCATTTAGAGACGCTTGCACAAGATCCTCGCTATCGCCACACGCAAGGCATTATTGCCTTTAATACCGCTGTAGCCCACCATCATTTGGGGCATCTAGCGGAGAAACGCTACTTTTTTATCAAGGCTAGTCAGCTAGCACCCCTCTCCCCGCTCTTTAGAGAAGCTCTGCAACTGGAGGGATTGGAGCAATTTGCCAAGAATCGAAGTTATCAACATCGACTCTTTGTGCTAAGCTATTGGCTAGCATGGCTGGCTCTGATCATTTATGCATGGCTCTTTCATCATAAACATCTGCGATGGCGCGAAACACTCTCTGCAGTTATCTTTTTTAGCATTCTCTTATGGGGATCGCTTATCGCACTGCATGCGCCACAGCCCAGCATTGCCGTGGCTAAGGAAGATTTTCAAGCGCTACGCATCCCTGATGAGCAGGCCAATTTCGGCGAGACGATTCAAGAAGGCGAGGTCTTTTACCTAGAGGGCAGAGGGCGTAACTATGTACAACTAAGCGATCGAGCGGGGAAAGAGGGCTGGGTGCAAGAGCGTTATATTTTAGTGATCAAGGAATAA
- a CDS encoding DUF58 domain-containing protein, translated as MKQHASRLKKLKIKSQKLVDSFFAGDYSSLFKGSGLEFYEARPYIAGDDTRFIDWNVTGRMGQPFCKIFKEERELVLTIIIDVSASMYGEFSHTKSTTAQEVLALLSLAASENGDRVGILAFSDLIELHFPPNRGQNSIFSQIQQILSLKPKGRGSDIAMALRTASEVMKRRGICVVISDFKSDHYWKELSMLARRHDVVAIRIESNSDQILPKAGYMTLLDPEEHQSLALMPSGRRFRQEYQGFWQTSRNQWRNNCRRRGISTLIINTQDDIVRALLRFFRRRHREQ; from the coding sequence ATGAAACAACACGCTAGTCGACTCAAAAAACTCAAAATTAAGAGCCAAAAGCTGGTGGATAGCTTCTTTGCAGGCGACTATTCGAGCCTCTTTAAGGGGAGTGGGCTTGAATTTTACGAGGCGCGCCCCTACATTGCTGGCGACGATACGCGCTTTATCGACTGGAATGTGACCGGACGTATGGGTCAACCTTTCTGTAAAATTTTCAAAGAAGAGCGCGAGTTGGTACTCACGATTATTATCGACGTTTCGGCAAGTATGTATGGGGAATTTAGCCACACCAAGAGCACCACAGCGCAAGAGGTCTTAGCATTACTGAGTTTGGCTGCTAGCGAAAATGGCGATCGCGTCGGGATTTTGGCCTTTAGTGATCTCATTGAACTTCACTTTCCGCCTAATCGTGGACAAAATTCCATCTTTAGCCAAATCCAACAGATCCTCTCACTCAAACCCAAAGGACGTGGATCAGACATTGCCATGGCTCTGCGCACGGCTAGCGAAGTGATGAAACGTCGAGGAATCTGTGTGGTGATCAGTGATTTTAAAAGCGATCATTACTGGAAAGAGCTCTCCATGCTCGCGCGCAGACACGATGTGGTGGCAATCCGCATTGAGAGTAATAGCGATCAAATTCTCCCCAAAGCTGGCTATATGACCCTTCTCGATCCAGAAGAGCATCAGAGCCTTGCGCTTATGCCTAGTGGCAGACGCTTTCGCCAAGAGTATCAGGGCTTTTGGCAGACATCGCGTAATCAGTGGCGCAATAATTGTCGCCGGCGTGGCATCTCCACGCTCATTATCAACACCCAAGATGATATCGTGCGCGCGCTCCTTCGCTTCTTTAGGAGGCGCCATCGTGAGCAATAA
- a CDS encoding Smr/MutS family protein, giving the protein MKENHQRKHIMEEALRAYPPYQEQRRYTPTVKNPDQTKAERKNEPSKSTKRETKHLTPKSMADWLEIYPPKEKKAEEYFEPSRHQKVNNVKAERELDLHGMTWLEAQEAMNRFIQRARQDGIIAVRIIHGKGNRSKVEGGVLKQRVYDYLEADKRIKKVKQAGYRDGQSGACYAIIKVQSM; this is encoded by the coding sequence ATGAAAGAGAATCATCAACGTAAACATATCATGGAGGAGGCACTTCGTGCCTATCCGCCCTATCAAGAACAACGACGCTATACCCCAACTGTAAAAAATCCCGATCAAACCAAGGCAGAAAGAAAAAATGAGCCGTCCAAAAGTACCAAACGTGAAACCAAACACCTTACGCCGAAGAGTATGGCTGACTGGCTAGAGATCTATCCCCCTAAAGAGAAGAAGGCGGAAGAGTATTTCGAGCCATCGCGACACCAGAAGGTGAATAACGTGAAAGCCGAGCGTGAACTCGACCTCCACGGCATGACCTGGTTAGAGGCGCAAGAGGCGATGAATCGTTTTATCCAGCGCGCAAGGCAAGATGGCATCATTGCCGTACGGATCATTCATGGAAAAGGCAATCGCTCTAAGGTGGAAGGGGGCGTGCTCAAACAGCGGGTCTATGACTACTTAGAGGCCGATAAACGCATTAAAAAAGTCAAACAAGCCGGCTACAGGGATGGACAATCAGGGGCATGTTATGCCATTATAAAGGTACAGTCCATGTAA
- the secG gene encoding preprotein translocase subunit SecG, producing MAIISNVLLVLFIISAILMTLLVIFQDDQGDGIGGLFSSGSSPFRSRSGNLLQHMTTAVAIFFFVTALGYAFAMKPRDPLANLNIAPDEGTYLESINQADSQEPDALNFNFDLNANSSGIGFGDNLTGASSPFGQVTPPTPTTEATTNEASSEQE from the coding sequence ATGGCTATTATTAGCAACGTTTTATTGGTTCTCTTCATTATCAGCGCAATCCTCATGACGCTCTTGGTTATCTTTCAAGACGATCAAGGCGATGGCATTGGCGGATTGTTTAGCAGTGGAAGTTCACCTTTTCGCTCCCGTTCAGGCAACCTTTTGCAACACATGACCACCGCGGTGGCGATCTTCTTTTTTGTAACGGCACTAGGCTACGCGTTTGCCATGAAGCCTCGCGATCCCTTGGCTAATCTCAATATCGCTCCCGATGAGGGAACCTATTTAGAGAGCATCAATCAAGCAGATTCGCAAGAGCCCGATGCGCTCAACTTCAACTTCGATCTTAACGCCAACAGTAGTGGCATCGGCTTTGGAGATAACCTCACAGGAGCTTCTTCTCCCTTTGGGCAGGTCACGCCTCCCACTCCCACTACGGAAGCAACAACAAACGAGGCCTCTAGCGAACAAGAGTAA
- a CDS encoding VWA domain-containing protein gives MLFDKPSYLLLLLLLIPLGYLYYLWPSRGGRVVISYKIYKDKQAIARQYGIFFLAGVSQIFLFATFILLIIALANPTFIERHRILLHESSAIMIVMDVSPSMAAQDSGQNDSRFDIAREAILRFIAQRENTPIGLITFGLEAAVRIPLTKDYPFFAQRLDDVWLMEHGDGTNIGMALSLAALQLQRSKAEHKTIILITDGANNVEDINTDDAIALLQSLNIQAFTVGVGSQERLPISVWDKKNEQLLQGVVSDAYDEELMRAIAVQTGGYFFKSESASAFDSMFTVVEQQREQEGIHRISVTAYSTQFDLIFIAFMALWGFIIIRYLLLREVF, from the coding sequence ATGCTCTTTGATAAACCCAGTTATTTGCTCCTCTTGCTTCTGTTGATTCCGTTAGGCTATCTCTATTATCTTTGGCCTAGTCGAGGCGGACGCGTCGTGATCAGTTATAAAATCTACAAAGATAAGCAAGCCATCGCGAGGCAGTACGGTATCTTCTTCTTGGCGGGAGTTAGCCAGATCTTCTTGTTTGCCACCTTTATTCTCTTGATTATTGCCTTGGCGAATCCCACTTTCATCGAGAGACACCGTATCCTTTTACATGAAAGTTCTGCTATTATGATCGTGATGGACGTCTCGCCCTCGATGGCTGCGCAAGACTCTGGACAGAACGACTCGCGTTTTGACATCGCACGCGAGGCTATCCTACGCTTTATCGCCCAGAGGGAGAATACCCCGATTGGGCTTATCACCTTTGGGCTAGAGGCGGCGGTACGCATCCCGCTGACCAAGGATTATCCCTTCTTCGCCCAGCGTCTTGACGATGTCTGGTTGATGGAGCATGGGGATGGCACCAATATCGGCATGGCGCTCTCGTTGGCTGCGTTGCAACTTCAGCGCTCCAAAGCCGAGCACAAAACTATCATTCTCATCACCGATGGCGCGAATAATGTCGAGGATATCAACACCGACGATGCCATTGCCTTGTTACAGTCGTTGAATATCCAAGCCTTTACCGTGGGCGTGGGCTCGCAAGAGCGCTTACCCATTTCAGTGTGGGATAAAAAAAATGAGCAACTTTTACAAGGAGTCGTCAGTGATGCCTACGACGAGGAGTTGATGCGCGCCATTGCCGTACAAACAGGTGGTTATTTCTTTAAGAGCGAAAGTGCCAGCGCCTTTGATTCGATGTTTACCGTAGTAGAACAACAGCGCGAACAAGAGGGCATCCACCGCATTAGCGTTACTGCCTACTCGACTCAGTTTGACCTTATCTTTATTGCATTTATGGCTTTGTGGGGATTCATCATCATCCGCTATCTGCTCTTGCGGGAGGTCTTTTGA
- the dusB gene encoding tRNA dihydrouridine synthase DusB, with product MHQYKPLKIGNITLDGNLILAPMAGYTDQAFRQISMEHGASMAYAEMSSCEALWRNIDSEKTDLIMQPYPNEKHLALQLFAGNAEAVANSMPRVLAMKPAIVDFNVGCPVPKVNKSGAGSALMQNTDELKAILTTIRALVPKEIPMTVKFRSGWTQESRNYLDVAEIALNAGADMISMHPRTRSQAYGGNADWSLLKTLKETFPDATVCASGDLMSPEAIKQMFEETGVDAAMIARGSIGNPFIFNQTKELMTTGSYHVESDRQRVQVAHQHLTLMYHYRGERYTTNEIKKHLAQYMRGNALFTHYRKALVLATSYQEMLTLFDELLANLHTHAE from the coding sequence ATGCATCAATACAAACCCCTCAAGATTGGCAATATTACCCTCGACGGGAATCTCATTTTAGCACCCATGGCTGGCTACACCGATCAAGCCTTTCGTCAAATCTCCATGGAGCATGGCGCGAGCATGGCCTATGCCGAGATGTCTAGCTGTGAGGCGCTGTGGCGGAATATCGACAGCGAAAAGACCGATCTCATCATGCAACCCTACCCAAATGAGAAGCATTTAGCCTTGCAACTCTTTGCCGGTAATGCCGAAGCCGTGGCTAACAGTATGCCTCGTGTCTTGGCAATGAAGCCTGCAATTGTCGATTTTAATGTAGGCTGTCCCGTTCCCAAAGTGAACAAGAGCGGTGCTGGATCTGCGTTGATGCAGAACACCGACGAACTCAAGGCAATTCTCACCACCATTAGAGCACTAGTGCCCAAAGAGATCCCGATGACCGTAAAATTTCGTAGTGGCTGGACGCAAGAGAGTCGTAATTATCTGGATGTGGCTGAAATCGCCCTCAATGCTGGGGCGGACATGATAAGTATGCATCCGCGTACCCGATCGCAAGCCTACGGTGGCAATGCCGATTGGTCGCTTCTCAAAACCCTAAAAGAGACCTTCCCTGATGCAACCGTCTGTGCCTCAGGCGATCTCATGTCGCCAGAAGCTATCAAGCAGATGTTTGAAGAGACCGGCGTGGACGCCGCCATGATCGCTCGCGGGAGCATCGGAAATCCCTTCATCTTTAACCAGACCAAAGAGCTCATGACCACAGGATCGTATCACGTTGAGAGCGATCGTCAACGCGTGCAAGTTGCTCATCAACACCTCACGCTTATGTACCACTATCGAGGCGAGCGCTACACCACCAACGAGATCAAAAAGCACCTTGCCCAATACATGCGTGGCAACGCGCTCTTTACCCACTATCGTAAAGCCCTTGTGCTTGCCACCAGCTACCAAGAGATGCTCACCCTTTTTGATGAGCTCCTTGCCAACCTGCACACCCACGCGGAGTAA
- a CDS encoding vWA domain-containing protein — translation MLNPQALWWLLLLIPLTILSLLRYRQSWKIYTQLGANAKQRLPFTLRHFGKDITLGLATSAIVLAMTDSYWGSSLVREAHSGVEIVFAMDVSRSMLAEDAPGQRLNVAKTLAQELLFSIKDPYVGVVVFKGDAFTALPLTTDRELVAEVLEAIETSWLTHAGTNIAQALRHSRELFSKDSQAERIIILFSDGETTQGNTREELRILFHDNVKVYAIGIGDPNGAQVLDDQGKPRMSQEGEPLRSSLNPALLRNIATNSNGAYFWAGDVQTVDQLKKIVKQNEFKSVRLVQQPRSLFPLFTFIAIFSLTLHLIIRSWSWKSLFGVREYQ, via the coding sequence ATGTTAAATCCACAAGCCTTATGGTGGCTTCTCTTACTCATTCCCTTAACAATACTCTCGCTCTTGCGCTATCGGCAGAGCTGGAAGATTTACACCCAATTGGGCGCCAATGCTAAGCAACGTCTACCTTTTACCCTACGCCATTTTGGTAAGGATATCACGCTAGGTTTGGCGACCAGTGCCATCGTGCTGGCAATGACCGACAGCTATTGGGGTAGCTCTTTGGTACGCGAAGCACATAGCGGGGTAGAGATTGTCTTTGCCATGGATGTTTCACGCAGTATGCTCGCCGAGGATGCTCCGGGGCAACGACTTAACGTGGCGAAGACCCTCGCGCAAGAGCTTCTCTTTAGCATCAAAGATCCGTACGTAGGCGTGGTTGTCTTCAAAGGAGATGCCTTTACTGCCCTACCGTTAACCACCGATCGTGAGCTGGTGGCCGAGGTTTTAGAGGCAATAGAGACAAGTTGGTTGACCCATGCGGGGACAAATATCGCCCAAGCATTGCGCCATTCGCGCGAACTCTTCTCTAAGGATAGCCAAGCCGAACGCATTATTATTCTCTTCTCCGATGGGGAGACGACCCAAGGCAACACCCGTGAGGAGTTACGTATCCTCTTTCATGATAATGTCAAAGTGTATGCGATCGGCATTGGCGATCCTAATGGAGCGCAAGTCTTGGACGATCAAGGTAAACCGCGCATGAGTCAAGAGGGAGAGCCCTTGCGTAGTAGTCTTAACCCTGCCTTATTACGCAATATCGCCACCAATAGCAACGGCGCCTACTTCTGGGCAGGCGATGTGCAAACCGTTGATCAGCTTAAAAAAATCGTTAAGCAAAACGAATTTAAAAGCGTTCGGCTGGTGCAACAACCGCGATCGCTCTTTCCTCTGTTCACTTTTATTGCGATATTTTCCTTAACATTACATCTTATCATTAGGAGTTGGTCATGGAAATCCCTTTTTGGCGTACGCGAATATCAATAA
- a CDS encoding AAA family ATPase codes for MRRNFYVSDSLSARASQLIHQIKTEMHKKLVAQEELIFALLTGLVTSGHVLIEGAPGLAKTLAVSTLCQIADLDFKRIQFTPDLLPADIVGTMVYNQATGIFTTKKGAIFANLVLADEINRAPAKVQSALLEAMAERQVTIGEQTHILPSPFLVLATQNPIEQEGAYRLPEAQLDRFLIKAKIDYPNAHEELAILQKMGIEKDIPIHKILTADDITLLKVATDAVRVEESIEKYIVSIIVASRSTDESLPFTRWLDYGASPRATLALYRVAKARALFEGRDFVLPEDVKMSALPVLRHRLVLSYDAEAEELDSDDVITSILSMVAVP; via the coding sequence ATGAGGAGGAATTTTTACGTGAGTGATTCGCTATCTGCACGCGCAAGCCAATTGATCCATCAAATTAAAACCGAAATGCATAAAAAGCTTGTCGCCCAAGAGGAGCTGATCTTTGCACTACTCACTGGGCTAGTCACCTCTGGGCACGTACTCATCGAGGGCGCTCCGGGGTTGGCGAAGACCTTAGCAGTAAGCACGCTCTGTCAAATTGCCGACCTCGACTTTAAGCGTATTCAATTTACCCCCGACCTTCTGCCCGCCGATATCGTGGGTACGATGGTTTACAATCAAGCAACGGGTATCTTTACCACAAAAAAGGGGGCGATCTTTGCCAATTTAGTCTTGGCCGATGAGATTAACCGCGCACCGGCAAAAGTGCAAAGCGCCCTACTTGAGGCGATGGCGGAACGTCAGGTTACCATCGGTGAACAGACGCATATCCTACCCTCGCCCTTCCTTGTTCTAGCAACGCAGAACCCAATCGAACAAGAGGGCGCCTATCGCTTACCCGAGGCACAGCTTGATCGCTTTTTAATTAAAGCAAAAATTGACTACCCCAATGCCCACGAAGAGTTAGCTATTCTGCAAAAGATGGGCATCGAAAAAGATATTCCCATTCACAAAATTCTCACTGCCGATGATATCACCCTGCTCAAAGTGGCGACCGATGCGGTGCGGGTCGAAGAGTCGATTGAAAAGTATATCGTGAGTATCATTGTCGCCTCGCGCAGTACTGATGAGTCGTTGCCCTTTACCCGTTGGCTCGACTATGGGGCAAGTCCGCGTGCCACGTTGGCGCTCTATCGCGTTGCTAAGGCGCGCGCGCTCTTTGAGGGGCGTGATTTTGTCTTACCTGAAGATGTTAAGATGAGTGCATTGCCCGTCTTGCGCCACCGATTAGTACTTAGCTACGATGCTGAAGCCGAAGAACTTGATAGCGACGATGTGATTACGTCGATTCTCTCCATGGTGGCCGTACCTTAA
- a CDS encoding tetratricopeptide repeat protein codes for MEIPFWRTRISITLPYRTPISIKLASLMPTSIYLKRSGRKILALLFGLLLTGCSQSQAMWQVMVGNYRYEQGRYTQATTNYFSALQQEYEIDVIQYNLGVLYHAQGEVEAAQSKWELVDATAPDLLRAKAHYNRGVVLYQLGEYKQAIAQFRKALLLNSQDRAAKINMEIAQNAQHRKENRDENANEAPPLSQQNQRQLDYLKRRSTIFLNIETQDDTWIDPDDI; via the coding sequence ATGGAAATCCCTTTTTGGCGTACGCGAATATCAATAACGTTACCTTATCGCACACCAATATCAATCAAGCTAGCAAGCCTTATGCCAACATCCATCTATCTAAAGAGGTCTGGGCGCAAGATTTTGGCTCTTCTCTTTGGTCTTCTCCTCACGGGTTGTAGCCAATCGCAGGCCATGTGGCAAGTGATGGTGGGTAACTATCGCTATGAACAAGGGCGCTATACGCAAGCTACCACCAACTACTTTAGCGCGCTACAACAGGAGTATGAAATCGATGTGATTCAATATAATCTTGGGGTGCTCTACCATGCGCAAGGCGAAGTGGAAGCTGCCCAAAGTAAGTGGGAACTCGTTGATGCGACTGCACCTGATCTCTTACGTGCAAAGGCGCATTATAATCGAGGAGTGGTCTTGTATCAACTTGGCGAGTACAAGCAGGCGATCGCACAATTTCGCAAAGCGCTTTTGCTCAATAGCCAAGATAGAGCGGCAAAAATCAATATGGAAATTGCCCAAAATGCACAGCATCGTAAAGAGAATCGCGATGAGAACGCAAATGAAGCTCCGCCACTCTCGCAACAAAATCAACGACAACTTGACTATCTCAAGCGTCGAAGCACGATCTTTCTCAACATCGAAACACAGGACGACACATGGATCGATCCCGACGACATTTAA